From a region of the Labrus mixtus chromosome 5, fLabMix1.1, whole genome shotgun sequence genome:
- the LOC132973837 gene encoding alpha-(1,3)-fucosyltransferase 7 translates to MAIISHRSFTLICGSRTFLLLLLLILSSSLLYFSLLERTLFQPKYHQDVPQRNISILLWHWPFGRSFRLRGDKCLEKYNISRCFLTANTSTFSSADVVIFHHQELSRGRSLLPLHRDRHASQHWVWLSMEPPVNNLNVSQLNGLFNWTMSYRRDADIAIPYGKTLLGGDGHTFTAAPNRSCLVGWVVSKYQPQQARAAVYQSLKKFIPIQVYGRWNKKPLSNKKLLPTISKCFFYLSFENSEATDYISEKLWRNAFQAGVVPVVLGPSRATYEALAPPGSFIHISDFRSTEDLAVYLKLVAADRKAYEQYFQWHHTHRVKTYTDWIERLCQICVQYPRLPANRVYDDLEGWVHS, encoded by the exons ATGGCTATCATATCACATAG GAGTTTCACACTTATCTGTGGATCTCGAAcgttcctgctcctcctcctcctcatcctcagctCGTCTCTGCTTTATTTCAGCCTCTTAGAGCGGACGCTCTTTCAGCCCAAATATCACCAAGATGTTCCTCAGAGGAACATCAGCATCCTGCTGTGGCACTGGCCGTTTGGACGCTCCTTCAGGCTCCGTGGAGACAAATGTCTGGAAAAGTACAACATCAGCCGTTGTTTCCTCACTGCTAACACCTCCACCTTCTCGTCTGCAGACGTGGTCATCTTCCATCACCAGGAGCTGAGCAGAGGTCGCTCCCTGCTGCCTCTGCACCGGGATCGCCACGCCTCCCAGCACTGGGTTTGGCTGTCCATGGAGCCTCCGGTCAACAACTTGAACGTCTCACAGCTCAACGGCCTCTTCAACTGGACTATGAGTTACAGGCGAGACGCAGACATAGCTATCCCTTATGGAAAGACTTTGTTAGGAGGTGATGGACACACCTTTACAGCGGCTCCAAACCGCTCCTGCCTGGTGGGCTGGGTGGTGAGCAAATACCAGCCTCAGCAGGCTCGAGCTGCTGTTTACCAGAGTCTAAAGAAGTTCATCCCCATACAGGTGTACGGCAGGTGGAACAAGAAACCCCTGTCAAACAAGAAGCTACTGCCCACCATCTCGAAGTGCTTTTTCTACCTTTCTTTTGAGAACTCTGAAGCCACTGATTACATCAGCGAGAAGCTCTGGAGGAACGCTTTCCAAGCAGGTGTCGTACCGGTGGTCCTTGGCCCCAGCAGGGCCACCTATGAGGCCCTGGCGCCCCCTGGTTCCTTCATCCACATTTCTGATTTCAGGAGCACAGAAGATCTGGCCGTATATCTGAAGCTTGTGGCTGCAGACAGGAAGGCGTATGAGCAGTACTTTCAGTGGCATCACACTCACAGAGTAAAAACCTACACTGACTGGATAGAAAGGCTGTGCCAAATCTGTGTTCAATACCCCCGTTTACCAGCAAACAGAGTCTATGATGACCTGGAGGGCTGGGTTCACAGCTGA